A portion of the Ferrimicrobium sp. genome contains these proteins:
- the obgE gene encoding GTPase ObgE: MDPAFIGVSEVRMAEFVDAAQVHVKGGNGGAGAVSFRREAHVDRGGPDGGDGGKGGDVILKVDPQLASLIVFRDQPFRRAGDGAHGQGKKMHGAGGRDQVVGVPLGTVVRDFDGTLVADLAETGAAFVIARGGRGGAGNARFLSNRRRAPGFAEQGEVGEEFWFNLELKLKADVCLIGEPNVGKSSLIANISRARPKIADYAFTTLIPNLGVVRPADATEYIVADIPGLIEGASEGRGLGHAFLRHVERAVALALVVPADLDERAMEECVAQLLHELTNYLESLGDRPRVLVGTRLDLVDDEEEAQRRMSRVAEQFSMPLVGVVSNVDRRGMASVIYGFAKVVADSKAGGPATVERMVYRPRPNFEVRVTRTGDAAFMVDGRDALHAVGLSDLGQADALAIVHTRLERMGVFRMLRRLGCREGDLVKIGSFEFTFEED; the protein is encoded by the coding sequence ATGGACCCCGCCTTCATTGGTGTAAGCGAGGTGAGGATGGCGGAGTTCGTAGATGCTGCGCAGGTCCATGTCAAGGGGGGTAACGGAGGAGCTGGGGCTGTCTCATTCCGACGCGAGGCGCACGTGGATCGTGGCGGACCTGATGGTGGGGATGGTGGTAAGGGTGGCGATGTGATCCTGAAGGTCGACCCTCAGCTCGCGTCGTTAATTGTCTTTCGTGACCAGCCTTTCCGTCGCGCGGGCGATGGCGCTCACGGCCAAGGGAAAAAGATGCATGGTGCTGGTGGTCGTGATCAGGTGGTTGGGGTACCTCTCGGCACCGTAGTACGTGACTTCGATGGTACGCTCGTCGCCGACCTTGCTGAGACTGGGGCAGCATTTGTCATTGCCCGTGGTGGTCGAGGGGGTGCTGGTAATGCTCGATTCCTCTCCAACCGTCGGCGGGCTCCTGGCTTTGCTGAGCAGGGTGAGGTGGGTGAGGAGTTCTGGTTTAATCTCGAGCTCAAACTCAAAGCCGATGTCTGTTTGATTGGGGAGCCAAATGTGGGAAAGTCTTCGCTGATTGCCAACATTTCCCGTGCGCGTCCCAAGATTGCCGACTATGCCTTCACCACGCTCATCCCTAACCTCGGCGTCGTACGTCCCGCTGACGCAACAGAGTATATCGTTGCTGACATCCCAGGGTTGATCGAGGGTGCGAGCGAGGGTCGCGGATTGGGGCATGCCTTTTTGCGGCATGTGGAACGGGCGGTGGCGCTGGCTCTTGTCGTCCCAGCCGATCTGGATGAGCGTGCGATGGAGGAGTGCGTTGCGCAATTGCTGCATGAACTTACCAATTATCTCGAATCCCTCGGTGACCGGCCTCGCGTGCTTGTTGGAACGCGACTCGATCTTGTCGATGATGAGGAGGAGGCACAACGACGGATGAGCCGTGTTGCTGAACAATTTTCTATGCCATTGGTCGGGGTTGTCTCCAATGTGGACCGACGTGGCATGGCGAGTGTGATCTATGGATTTGCCAAGGTGGTGGCCGATTCGAAGGCTGGCGGACCGGCGACGGTGGAGAGGATGGTCTATCGGCCCCGGCCGAACTTCGAGGTACGGGTGACGCGTACGGGAGATGCGGCCTTCATGGTGGACGGTAGGGATGCGCTCCATGCAGTTGGTCTGAGTGATCTCGGGCAGGCCGATGCACTTGCGATCGTTCATACGCGCTTGGAACGCATGGGAGTGTTTCGCATGTTGCGACGGTTGGGCTGCCGTGAAGGCGACCTTGTGAAGATAGGGAGTTTCGAGTTCACCTTCGAGGAGGACTGA
- the proB gene encoding glutamate 5-kinase has protein sequence MGIARLVVKVGTTSLTSDTGEFRTEVAAGLVQGIDEVRRSGVEVVLVVSGAIALGVRRLGIARPSEAAVLQAISAVGQVELLAQLAQRFRAYGMEIGQMLLAPQDFGDRRQYLHARATLEELLRMRVVPVINENDAVANEEIRFGDNDRLAALVSHLVHADLLLLLTDLPGVYDADPRRVSGARLIERLELDAFDTVHAQGSISGRGSGGMSSKLAAANIAARSGVDCLIASAQTEGVIVAAVQARPAPSTLIPSLGVREPARRLWIAYATDPEGSLVVDEGARAALCSSSASLLAVGIRQVHGRFMAGATVEIETAAGGVFARGITRLDASAIVGTRGVVVHRDDLAILV, from the coding sequence ATGGGCATCGCTCGTCTGGTTGTGAAGGTCGGGACGACCTCTTTGACCTCGGATACAGGCGAGTTCCGCACCGAGGTTGCCGCCGGGTTAGTGCAGGGTATCGACGAGGTTCGTCGGAGCGGTGTCGAGGTCGTGCTGGTAGTCTCGGGTGCGATTGCACTCGGTGTACGGCGTCTGGGCATCGCTCGGCCATCGGAGGCGGCTGTCTTGCAGGCGATCAGTGCCGTCGGCCAAGTGGAGCTGCTCGCACAACTGGCGCAACGCTTTCGAGCTTACGGGATGGAGATCGGCCAGATGTTGCTGGCTCCGCAGGATTTTGGTGATCGCCGTCAGTATCTGCACGCGCGAGCCACCCTAGAGGAGTTGCTGCGGATGCGTGTCGTGCCGGTGATCAACGAAAATGATGCCGTTGCGAATGAGGAGATCCGCTTTGGTGACAATGACCGGCTGGCAGCCCTGGTCTCTCACCTTGTCCATGCTGATCTGTTACTCCTGCTGACGGATCTGCCAGGCGTCTATGACGCCGATCCTCGGCGAGTGAGTGGGGCACGCCTGATTGAACGTCTCGAGCTTGATGCCTTCGATACTGTGCACGCGCAGGGTTCGATCTCAGGGCGAGGAAGCGGTGGGATGTCGTCGAAGTTAGCTGCCGCCAATATCGCGGCTCGATCTGGCGTGGACTGTTTGATCGCGTCGGCGCAGACGGAAGGGGTCATCGTCGCCGCAGTACAGGCGCGTCCCGCTCCATCGACCTTGATCCCCTCCCTTGGAGTACGTGAGCCTGCTCGACGCCTCTGGATCGCGTACGCGACCGACCCAGAGGGTTCACTGGTTGTCGATGAGGGAGCGAGAGCGGCGCTCTGTTCGAGCTCAGCCTCGTTGTTGGCTGTGGGGATCCGCCAGGTGCACGGTCGCTTCATGGCGGGGGCAACGGTTGAGATCGAGACCGCAGCGGGTGGAGTGTTCGCTCGAGGAATTACGCGTTTAGATGCCTCCGCTATTGTGGGCACTCGTGGGGTCGTGGTCCATCGAGATGATCTTGCCATTCTTGTCTAA
- a CDS encoding VWA domain-containing protein: protein MLLDTLLAFVGALRAAGVSLGPSSVVDAAAALVTVDLLDREVLRAALAATLIKDQSSLVIFHRLFDVFFSAGSRVGADGEDEEELIDAIRDALLAQDYERLGELVGRAVERFAGVSPDRPVSGVYYAYRTARGLDIDRLRFELLAGLATQQQGDAASVFDDSDFEVAQRLKALTSAIDREVLARVVEARGASEVARTLGLHLPEDVEIMHASREELRELRRIVTPLAVKLTAKLERRHRAHNTGRLDFRATIRRSLSTGGVPLDPVTRDDRPMRPEVVLLADVSGSVASFARFTMQLLFALSHELRRLRSFAFIDEVDEVTELLGGGRDIEVALRSVAQSAKVVGLVGHSDYGATFRHFDERYHTAISPSTTLIICGDARSNYHDPEELHFRSFAERAKATYWLNPEPKGYWNTGDSTVASYSSWCSAVVECRTLRQLEHFVEQIL from the coding sequence GTGCTACTCGACACTCTTCTTGCGTTTGTTGGGGCCCTTCGTGCGGCAGGGGTGAGTCTAGGGCCATCGTCGGTGGTCGACGCGGCGGCTGCTTTGGTCACCGTTGACCTGCTCGACAGAGAGGTACTCCGCGCGGCGTTAGCTGCCACGCTCATCAAGGATCAATCCTCTTTGGTTATCTTTCACCGCCTTTTCGACGTCTTCTTCTCCGCTGGCTCCCGCGTTGGGGCCGATGGAGAGGATGAAGAGGAGCTGATCGACGCTATTCGCGATGCCTTGTTGGCCCAAGACTATGAACGGCTCGGCGAGCTAGTCGGTCGAGCAGTGGAGCGTTTCGCCGGGGTTTCTCCGGATCGTCCGGTCTCGGGTGTCTACTATGCCTATCGAACTGCAAGGGGTCTTGATATTGACCGACTCCGCTTTGAACTTTTGGCGGGGCTTGCCACCCAACAACAGGGCGATGCGGCATCGGTCTTTGATGACTCCGATTTTGAGGTCGCACAGCGACTCAAGGCGTTGACGTCTGCCATCGATCGCGAGGTATTGGCGCGTGTGGTTGAGGCACGCGGTGCCTCTGAGGTGGCGCGCACGCTTGGCCTTCATCTGCCCGAGGATGTGGAGATTATGCATGCTTCACGGGAGGAGCTTCGAGAGCTCCGACGCATCGTCACCCCGCTGGCTGTCAAACTGACCGCCAAACTTGAGCGGCGACATCGAGCCCACAACACTGGTCGACTGGACTTCCGAGCGACGATCCGGCGGTCACTGTCGACCGGTGGTGTCCCACTCGATCCAGTGACCCGTGACGATCGTCCGATGCGCCCAGAGGTAGTCCTGCTCGCTGATGTCTCTGGCTCGGTCGCCTCCTTTGCACGCTTCACGATGCAACTGCTGTTCGCACTCTCGCATGAGCTGCGGCGTCTGCGCAGTTTTGCCTTCATCGACGAGGTGGATGAGGTCACGGAACTCCTTGGGGGCGGCCGCGATATTGAAGTAGCGCTTCGTAGCGTTGCCCAGTCGGCCAAGGTCGTTGGCTTAGTTGGACACTCAGACTACGGGGCAACGTTTCGACATTTTGATGAACGCTACCATACGGCTATCTCGCCTTCGACGACCCTGATCATCTGTGGCGATGCGCGCTCAAACTATCACGATCCGGAGGAGCTCCATTTCCGGTCCTTTGCCGAACGGGCAAAAGCAACCTACTGGTTGAATCCCGAGCCAAAAGGTTACTGGAACACGGGTGACTCGACCGTGGCGAGCTACTCCTCCTGGTGTAGCGCTGTGGTTGAGTGCCGGACGCTGCGCCAGTTAGAGCACTTCGTCGAGCAGATCCTTTAG
- the mrdA gene encoding penicillin-binding protein 2: MSFRARLLGLTGLALLGGLVARLYALQVLEAPSFQQAAAQNSTRTVAVPAPRGLILSREQNVLAGNRVVDVLGLSQYEASLHPKVEGRVAKLLGIPVTQVAADLRNSQYSTYVPTPIGSNISQATALYVAEHSSEFPGVTTNFETQRTYPYGSTAAHVLGYVGSISPQQLAKLASKGYAPGDQIGLSGVEESYQKYLHGTPGQEKLIVNSYGQEVGVASRTRAKPGGDLQLTISLPLQQYVDKLLAQRVNQLQGSYNSYFGRYSNDVTGAAVVENVNDGSVLAMASYPTYQPSQWVGGISYANYAKLTAPSSRDPLLNRAISGVYTPGSTFKLATSSAALQDGLLTPTTIIDDTGHFVIPNCTGSFCSLHNSGGETLGPIDISTAISASDDVFFYTLGYRFYTEQSKFGATPIQNMAAKYGWGSPTGIALPGEAAGMVDSPALRKKLHRLYPQAYPYDTWYVADQLEMSFGQGLTEITPLQMANAYATFANGGTRYVPRIAEGIVNGNGNLVKRFAPKVAAHVPLSPSVRAAILAGFEGVISNPLGTAHGIFLGWPESSYTLAGKTGTASVHGEVPNAWFVAFGPEPNPKYVVVVVIKEGGFGDTGSAPVVRQIFQYLKDHPVAAPTYGLKHLAAGSTVALNAPVHHQTTTAKSTSSSKAGTTGTGTSGTVTTPPKKKNG; the protein is encoded by the coding sequence TTGAGTTTCCGAGCTCGTCTGCTCGGGCTGACTGGATTGGCGCTCCTTGGCGGTCTTGTCGCTCGTCTCTATGCACTGCAGGTGCTTGAGGCACCCTCATTTCAGCAGGCGGCCGCCCAGAACTCGACTCGGACCGTAGCGGTTCCAGCGCCTCGCGGCCTGATTCTTTCACGTGAACAGAATGTGTTGGCGGGCAATCGCGTGGTTGATGTCCTCGGGTTGTCGCAGTATGAAGCATCGCTGCACCCAAAGGTGGAGGGTAGGGTGGCGAAGTTGCTGGGGATCCCTGTTACCCAAGTCGCCGCTGACTTGCGTAATTCGCAGTACTCGACCTATGTACCGACGCCGATTGGGTCAAATATTTCCCAGGCTACCGCACTCTATGTAGCCGAGCACAGCAGCGAGTTTCCGGGGGTGACCACCAACTTCGAGACCCAGCGCACCTACCCCTATGGGTCTACAGCTGCGCATGTGCTTGGCTATGTGGGATCGATCAGCCCCCAACAGTTGGCAAAGCTCGCATCGAAGGGGTATGCACCTGGTGACCAGATCGGGCTCTCCGGCGTCGAGGAGAGTTATCAGAAGTACCTGCATGGTACCCCGGGCCAGGAGAAACTCATCGTCAACTCCTATGGCCAGGAGGTAGGGGTTGCGTCACGAACTCGTGCGAAGCCGGGTGGAGATCTTCAGTTGACCATCTCCCTCCCATTGCAGCAGTATGTCGATAAGCTTTTAGCGCAGCGGGTCAATCAACTCCAGGGGAGCTACAACAGTTATTTTGGTCGCTACTCCAACGATGTTACCGGTGCCGCGGTGGTGGAGAATGTGAACGATGGATCGGTGCTCGCGATGGCCTCGTATCCGACCTATCAGCCGAGCCAGTGGGTTGGTGGGATCTCCTATGCCAACTATGCCAAGCTCACAGCACCGAGTTCACGTGACCCGTTATTGAATCGGGCGATCTCGGGTGTCTACACCCCGGGTTCAACCTTCAAGCTGGCGACCTCCTCGGCTGCGCTCCAAGATGGTTTGTTGACACCTACCACCATTATCGATGATACGGGTCATTTTGTGATACCGAACTGTACGGGCTCGTTCTGTAGTCTGCACAACTCGGGCGGTGAAACCCTCGGCCCGATCGATATCAGCACGGCGATCAGTGCCTCCGATGACGTGTTCTTCTATACACTGGGTTATCGTTTCTATACCGAACAGTCCAAGTTCGGCGCCACGCCTATCCAAAACATGGCCGCCAAATACGGCTGGGGATCGCCAACGGGCATTGCGTTGCCGGGTGAGGCGGCTGGAATGGTCGATTCTCCGGCCCTTCGGAAGAAGTTGCACCGACTCTACCCTCAGGCGTATCCCTACGATACTTGGTATGTGGCTGATCAACTTGAGATGTCCTTTGGCCAAGGTTTGACGGAGATCACCCCTTTACAGATGGCTAACGCGTATGCCACTTTTGCCAATGGTGGGACCCGGTATGTGCCGAGGATCGCTGAAGGCATCGTCAACGGAAACGGCAACCTCGTCAAGCGATTCGCTCCCAAGGTGGCGGCACACGTTCCTTTGAGCCCGTCGGTCCGTGCGGCCATTCTTGCTGGTTTCGAGGGAGTTATCTCCAACCCGTTAGGAACGGCTCATGGCATCTTCCTGGGCTGGCCAGAGAGTAGCTACACCTTAGCTGGCAAGACCGGCACCGCCTCGGTCCATGGAGAGGTTCCCAACGCCTGGTTTGTTGCCTTTGGTCCCGAACCGAACCCCAAATACGTGGTTGTCGTCGTGATCAAGGAGGGCGGCTTCGGCGACACGGGCTCTGCGCCGGTCGTCCGTCAGATCTTTCAGTACTTGAAGGATCATCCGGTTGCAGCTCCGACCTATGGCCTCAAGCACCTCGCCGCTGGCTCTACGGTTGCATTGAATGCACCCGTGCATCACCAGACAACAACGGCCAAATCGACGAGCAGTTCCAAGGCAGGAACGACTGGCACGGGTACCTCCGGCACGGTGACGACGCCACCCAAGAAGAAGAACGGATAG
- a CDS encoding Rne/Rng family ribonuclease yields the protein MEETNPVGSGTDGVASESKPAQSQRSTGRRASSRTRQPGDATATNPPRRTQSRRRPTKAQAPVEMEIQGQVAETIDAGAKIKRRFAQRAPRERHGRPVGRYQMVVHVAGDVTQVAILEGRTLIQHFVSRASDSQSNISGNIYLGRVANVLPGMEAAFVDIGTNKNAVLYRGDVRYDREDLESFDRNVRIEQLLRPKQVVICQVVKNPIAQKGARLTQEVSLPGRFAVLLPGGGSFGISKRLPDDERRRLRRILDDVAPEGFGVILRTAAEGSTKEELKRDVDSLMESWRKIEEMTKSAHAPALLYREPPSAVRVIREEFNREFRGVTIDDLALYQEIAGYVAAISPELADRVEYFDSATEKLAIFDQFHVREQLQKVLEHKVWLPSGGSIVIDRTEALTVIDVNTSRNVGTVSLEETIHKNNLEAVEEIARQLRLRDIGGIIVIDFVDMIEAQNREDVMRAFRAALTRDKTKTHVYEMSQLGLVQMTRHRIAEGLVEALSEVCPSCGGSGYVIDPMITQ from the coding sequence ATGGAAGAAACGAACCCGGTAGGGTCCGGTACCGATGGAGTGGCGAGCGAGAGTAAGCCAGCTCAGAGCCAACGTTCGACAGGTCGGCGCGCAAGTTCGCGAACTCGTCAGCCAGGGGATGCGACGGCGACCAACCCTCCGCGTCGAACCCAGTCGAGGCGGCGTCCCACGAAGGCTCAAGCGCCAGTCGAGATGGAGATCCAAGGTCAAGTAGCGGAGACAATTGACGCAGGAGCGAAGATCAAACGCCGGTTTGCTCAGCGGGCACCACGCGAGCGACATGGACGTCCGGTCGGCCGGTATCAGATGGTGGTTCATGTCGCTGGAGATGTTACCCAGGTAGCTATCCTCGAGGGTCGAACCCTTATTCAACATTTTGTGTCTCGGGCCTCTGACTCGCAGTCCAATATCAGTGGGAATATCTATCTTGGGCGAGTGGCGAACGTGCTTCCTGGCATGGAGGCTGCCTTTGTTGACATTGGTACCAATAAGAATGCGGTCCTCTATCGTGGTGACGTTCGTTATGATCGCGAAGATCTCGAATCATTCGATCGCAACGTCCGGATCGAGCAACTGCTGCGACCAAAGCAGGTGGTGATCTGTCAGGTCGTTAAGAATCCGATCGCTCAGAAAGGCGCGCGCCTGACCCAGGAGGTCTCGTTACCTGGACGGTTCGCCGTCCTGTTGCCAGGCGGCGGGAGTTTTGGGATCTCTAAACGGCTGCCTGATGATGAGCGTCGTCGTCTCCGTCGGATTCTCGATGATGTTGCTCCTGAGGGTTTTGGAGTCATCCTGCGCACGGCTGCTGAGGGATCCACGAAGGAAGAGCTCAAGCGCGATGTCGATAGTTTGATGGAGTCGTGGAGGAAGATCGAGGAGATGACCAAATCGGCACATGCTCCCGCTCTTCTCTACCGTGAACCACCTTCGGCAGTACGGGTGATCCGAGAGGAGTTCAACCGGGAGTTCCGTGGGGTCACTATCGATGACCTTGCCCTCTACCAGGAGATCGCTGGATATGTCGCAGCGATTTCTCCAGAGTTGGCTGATCGGGTTGAGTACTTTGACTCTGCCACGGAGAAGTTGGCGATTTTTGATCAATTTCATGTTCGGGAGCAGTTGCAGAAGGTTCTTGAACACAAGGTCTGGCTCCCCTCTGGTGGGTCGATTGTGATCGACCGAACGGAGGCGTTGACGGTTATCGACGTGAATACCTCTCGCAACGTTGGTACCGTTTCGCTCGAGGAGACGATCCATAAGAACAACCTGGAAGCAGTGGAGGAGATTGCGCGTCAGCTGAGGCTTCGCGATATCGGTGGTATCATCGTCATCGACTTCGTTGATATGATCGAGGCCCAGAATCGAGAGGATGTCATGCGCGCTTTTCGTGCCGCACTTACCCGCGATAAGACCAAGACCCATGTGTATGAGATGTCGCAGTTGGGCCTGGTGCAGATGACTCGGCACCGCATCGCTGAAGGACTTGTTGAGGCGCTCTCGGAAGTCTGCCCCAGTTGTGGCGGAAGTGGCTACGTCATCGACCCGATGATCACCCAGTAG
- the rplU gene encoding 50S ribosomal protein L21: MYAVVDVGSKQAKVFEGRTVLVERLDVPAGDEVSLRPVLFVDDERVLARADELAGVSVVGEVVEEVKGTKVIGFRYKSKANERKHFGHRQKYTRVRITSIVAE, encoded by the coding sequence ATGTATGCAGTTGTTGATGTAGGCTCAAAGCAAGCCAAGGTTTTTGAGGGTCGGACGGTTCTCGTGGAGCGTCTTGACGTCCCCGCCGGAGATGAAGTCTCGCTGCGCCCAGTACTGTTCGTCGACGATGAGCGAGTGCTCGCTCGTGCCGATGAACTTGCCGGTGTATCGGTAGTCGGCGAGGTAGTCGAGGAGGTAAAGGGGACCAAGGTCATTGGTTTCCGTTACAAGTCCAAGGCGAACGAGCGTAAGCACTTTGGTCACCGCCAGAAGTACACTCGAGTGCGGATTACCTCGATCGTCGCCGAGTAG
- a CDS encoding MoxR family ATPase, with product MLYLQSQKEVSDALAQVGYLPSTEIATTVFLATKLAKPILVEGPAGTGKTELAKALSRAFSLELIRLQCYEGLDESRALYEWDYRKQLLALQARADQEVQSIFSQEFLLERPLLAALRGETEKILLIDEVDRLEVETEALLLEVLAEFQVTVPELGTVVATSKPIVVLTSNGMRELSEALKRRALYLYLDYPSQARELDIVRTAIPEIEEELAERLVAIVARLRSLDLKKSPSIAETLDWGRSLMALSVDALNDDVLTTTLPILLKNRADIERALKELSPRAS from the coding sequence GTGTTGTACCTTCAGAGTCAAAAGGAGGTCTCGGACGCACTCGCTCAGGTGGGTTACCTGCCGAGTACCGAGATCGCCACCACCGTCTTTCTGGCGACTAAATTAGCCAAGCCTATATTGGTTGAAGGCCCGGCAGGCACTGGCAAAACTGAACTCGCCAAGGCACTGTCACGGGCGTTTTCGTTGGAGCTGATTCGCCTGCAGTGTTACGAGGGGCTCGACGAATCTCGAGCACTCTATGAATGGGACTATCGCAAGCAGTTGCTCGCGCTCCAGGCAAGAGCTGACCAAGAGGTGCAGTCGATCTTCTCACAGGAGTTCCTGTTGGAGCGGCCTCTGTTGGCCGCACTGCGGGGCGAGACGGAGAAGATTCTGCTGATCGACGAGGTGGATCGGCTCGAAGTCGAGACAGAGGCCTTGCTGCTTGAGGTCCTCGCGGAGTTTCAGGTGACCGTGCCGGAGCTTGGCACGGTGGTCGCCACGTCAAAGCCGATCGTTGTCTTGACCTCCAACGGCATGCGAGAGCTCTCCGAGGCACTCAAGCGGCGGGCGCTCTATCTCTATCTCGATTATCCAAGCCAAGCCCGGGAGCTCGATATCGTACGTACCGCGATACCAGAGATCGAGGAGGAGCTAGCGGAGCGTCTGGTGGCCATCGTGGCCCGTCTCAGGTCGTTGGACCTCAAGAAGAGCCCGTCGATCGCCGAGACGCTCGATTGGGGCCGATCCTTGATGGCGCTCTCGGTGGATGCTCTCAATGATGATGTCCTGACCACCACGCTCCCCATTCTGTTGAAGAATCGTGCCGATATCGAGCGGGCGCTCAAGGAACTGTCGCCACGGGCCTCCTGA
- a CDS encoding glutamate-5-semialdehyde dehydrogenase: MRHDAVTQDKPTQDKPTQDNPVSEANHEAVTDPDGLTRMAEEARVAQRILATSSGAVRVQLLEAIAEVLEADRAKILTANRLDLDGARNLTTAQRDRLTLDESRVGAMVDSVRAISRQRDVVGEVVEGWVLANGLRVRRIRVPLGVVGVIYENRPNVTSDASALALYAGNAILLRGSSQARHSNQAIVAAIRQALAEIGLPVQLVGLAAETSREGAVAFMRLGTAMDVLIPRGGPELIATVRAQATVPTIIDGDGNCHVYVDEGADLAMAVTIIENAKMQRPGVCNAMETLLIHASVAESLLGRLDTALAPVELRGDARTLQACRRAVAATEDDYAREFLDLILAVRVVDSLDEAIDHIRKYSSGHSEAIITSNLAHAQRFEREVDAASVLVNASTRFVDGGQLGMGAEIGISTQKLHARGPMGITQLTTTKIVIEGEGQIRH; this comes from the coding sequence ATGAGACACGATGCCGTAACCCAAGACAAGCCCACACAGGACAAGCCCACACAAGATAACCCCGTCAGCGAGGCAAATCACGAAGCCGTAACGGATCCTGATGGGCTCACGAGGATGGCCGAAGAGGCGAGGGTAGCCCAGCGTATTTTGGCCACGAGTTCGGGAGCGGTGCGGGTTCAGTTGCTAGAGGCTATCGCAGAGGTGCTCGAGGCTGATCGTGCGAAGATCCTCACGGCGAATCGTCTCGATCTTGATGGTGCTCGAAACCTTACCACCGCCCAACGTGATCGCCTTACCCTCGACGAGTCCCGTGTCGGAGCGATGGTTGACTCCGTTCGGGCGATTAGCCGCCAACGCGACGTAGTGGGGGAGGTAGTTGAGGGTTGGGTGCTGGCCAATGGGCTCAGGGTGCGTAGGATCCGGGTGCCTCTTGGGGTCGTGGGGGTGATCTACGAGAACCGCCCCAATGTGACCTCCGATGCGAGCGCGCTGGCACTGTATGCGGGGAACGCAATTCTGTTGCGTGGCTCGTCGCAGGCTCGACACTCCAATCAAGCCATCGTTGCTGCAATAAGGCAAGCATTAGCCGAGATCGGTTTACCGGTACAGCTGGTGGGGTTGGCAGCCGAGACAAGTCGTGAAGGCGCCGTTGCTTTTATGCGACTCGGCACGGCGATGGATGTGCTCATCCCACGAGGTGGTCCAGAGCTGATCGCTACCGTACGAGCTCAGGCTACAGTGCCTACCATCATCGATGGCGATGGCAATTGCCATGTCTACGTGGACGAGGGTGCCGATCTCGCGATGGCGGTCACCATCATCGAGAACGCCAAGATGCAGCGCCCCGGTGTTTGCAACGCGATGGAGACGCTCCTGATCCATGCCAGCGTGGCCGAGTCATTGCTCGGTCGGCTGGACACGGCTCTGGCGCCGGTGGAGTTACGTGGTGATGCGCGTACCCTCCAGGCGTGTCGCCGTGCGGTAGCCGCAACCGAGGATGACTACGCTCGCGAGTTCTTGGATCTGATCTTGGCGGTGCGTGTGGTCGATAGCCTTGATGAGGCCATTGACCACATCCGCAAGTACAGTTCAGGTCATTCAGAGGCGATTATCACGTCCAACCTGGCCCATGCGCAACGGTTTGAGCGCGAGGTCGATGCCGCCAGCGTCTTGGTCAATGCCTCAACGCGGTTTGTTGACGGGGGTCAACTCGGCATGGGGGCCGAGATTGGCATCAGCACGCAGAAGCTTCACGCACGCGGTCCGATGGGCATCACGCAGCTGACGACGACAAAGATCGTCATAGAAGGAGAGGGTCAGATTCGTCACTAG
- the rpmA gene encoding 50S ribosomal protein L27 yields the protein MSKTKGGGSTKNGRDSNAQRLGIKVYGGQTVQAGSILVRQRGTKFYPGDHVGRGSDDTLFAKEFGQVVYGQHRGRKVVSVVPIEDPLN from the coding sequence ATGTCAAAGACTAAGGGTGGTGGTTCCACTAAGAACGGCCGTGACTCTAATGCCCAACGATTAGGGATCAAGGTCTACGGTGGTCAAACGGTGCAGGCAGGATCGATTCTTGTTCGCCAACGTGGTACGAAGTTTTACCCAGGTGACCATGTAGGGCGTGGTAGCGATGATACCCTGTTTGCCAAGGAGTTTGGTCAAGTGGTGTATGGGCAGCATCGGGGTCGTAAGGTCGTCTCAGTGGTGCCGATCGAGGATCCCCTCAACTAG